CGTCAGATACCCGCTCTCGCGACACTCCCGGGCGACACTCGAACGCGCGATCGAAGTTACGAGCGAGCACGACGCCGACCTCACCGTATTACACGTCAATCTTTATCAAAACGACGAGACGGTCACGAGAGCGGAGCTGAAATCGGCCGTCGAGGCGGTGTTCGGCCGCCTCGACCGCGCTAGATACGTCGTCCGGCCCGGATTCTTGGTCGAGGAGACGATCCTCGATGAAGTCGCAGCCGAGGACGCCGACTACGTCGTTATCGGACGGAAACAGGCCGGACGATGGCGGCGCATGGTCCGACAACTGATCGACGACCCCGATATCGAGGGGTTTCTCCGGAGCAAACTCGACTGCGACGTCATCACCGCGAGCGCCTGAGGACCGTTGTTCGGGGCGCCGCCCCCGGAAGCGCTGGCTCTTTGTCTCGACAGTACCGGTCTGCTCAGTTCGCCCTCGCGGTACGTCAGCCGCCGAGGCGCTCGGCGGCGCGGTCGGCGAGTTCGCGGCGGTCGTCGTGGGTCCGCCGGCTGTCCGTGCGGTACTCGATCACCCGCGTCCCGTCGGTCTCGACCGACTCGGCGTACAGCTCCCGGAATCGACGCCGGTCGTCCGTCCGGGCGAACGCGAGGTCATAGAGGGCCGCCGAGTGTTCGAAGTCGAGACCGTGCGGTGTTCGGAACCACTCCTCGAAGCGTTCGTGCTCCTCGATCGGCAGGAGATGAAAAATCCCGCCGCCGTCGTTGTTGAGACAGACGATCGTCGCATCGACGCCGGCGCGCGCGATTGCGAGCAGCCCGTTCATATCGTGGTAGTAGGCGAGATCACCGGTCACGAGCACGAGCGGGTCGTCAGTCCCATGCCCAGCGCCGAGCGCCGTCGACGTGATTCCGTCGATTCCCGAGGCCCCGCGGTTGCCGAGGACGGTCAACTCGGCCTCGCGAGGGCGGCCGAACCGATCGAGGTCCCGGACCGGCATCGAGTTCGAGACGAACAGCGTCGCGGGATCGGGCGCGAGGTCGGTAGCGTCGGCGAGCACCGCACCCTCCGGTGGCTCCTCGCCACCGACAAACGACCAGTAGGCGGCCTCGAGGTCGGCAAGCTTCGCCGCGAACGCACCGGAATCGCGGCCGACGGCGTCGGCGAGGTCGGCGGCGACTCGCGTCGGATCGGCGACGAGGAGATCGGTAGCGGCGAACGTCGCCTCCCGCCACCCGCCGGCGGGATCGACGAGGAACTGCCTCGCCCCCGAATCGCGGAGATAGCGTCTGAGCGGCTTCGAGGTCGGCGACGCGCCGAAGCGGACGACCACGTCCGGCGTCGACTCGAGCACCGATACGTAGCCGTCGTAGCCGCCACAGACCGGAATGTCGCCCGTGTGTGGGCCGAACCGATGACCCGACAGCGGGTCGGCCACGACCGGAAACTCACTTGCTCGGACGAACGCGGCCAGCGCCTCCGGACTCGGAGTCGAGCGATCTGCGGGGCCACAGACGACGAGACCGGCCTCGGCGTCCGCGACTGCCTCGGCGACCGCGTCGCGGTCGGCCGTCGAAAGCGTCGCTTCACCCCGCGTCACCGCGACGAACGACCCCTTCCGGCCCGCGACCGCGGGGCGCTCGTCGGCGTCGAACCCCTCGGGCAGCGAGCCGTCGGGCACGCCCTCGGGAACCGCCCCCTCGGTCGCGGTTGGCTCCAGGGGTTTCCGGAACGGGACGTCCAGGTGGACCGGCCCGGATGGGACGCCGGTCGCGGTCGCGACTGCCCGGGCGAGCGCCGTCCGGAGCGACCGAAGTTTCCGGTCGGCGGCTTCGGGTTCGGGGAGCTTGCGGTACTGCCGAACCGACCCGCCGTAGAAGCGCTCCTGGTCGATCGTCTGGTTCGCGCCGCTGTCGGCCAACTCCGGCGGGCGGTCGGCGGTCAAGAGCACCATCGGGACCCGCGCCGAGTCGGCCTCAACGACCGCCGGGTGGAGGTTCGCAAGCGCGGTCCCGGAGGTGCAGACGACCGGGGCCGGTCGACCCGTCCGTTTCGCGTAGCCGAGCGCGAAGAAGCCGGCCGAGCGCTCGTCGAGGTGGGAGACGGCCTCGATATTCGGGTGGCCCGACAGCGCGACCGTCAGCGGCGTCGACCGCGACCCCGGACAGATGACGGCGGTTTCGACGCCGGCCTCCGCGAGTTCGTCGGCGACGATCTCCCCCCACAGCGTGTTGAGCTCCCCGGCCATGCGGTCACTCCAGTTCGTCGAGGATCGGTCGGTATTTGAGTTGGACCTCGTCCCACTCGCGGTCGGGATCGGAGTCCTCGACGATGCCGACGCCGGCGAACAGCGTGGCCGTCGGGCCGCGGGCGAGCGCCGACCGGATCGCGACCGCAAAGGAGCCGTACCCGGCGGCATCGAACCACCCCACGGGAGCCGCATACCACCCCCGTTCGAACGGCTCGGTGTCGCGGATCGTCCGTAACGCCTCCGTCGGCGGCAACCCACCGACGGCGGGAGTCGGGTGCAGGGCCTCGACGAGGTCCAGTACGTGCTCGTCGTCGGTGAGTTCGGCGGTGATCGGCGTCTCGATGTGCTGGACGGTCGCCAGCCGGCGGATCGAGCGCTCCCCGGTGCGGACCGAGGCGGCGTAGGGCGCCAACTGCGAGCGAACCGCGTCCGCAACGAGCTCGTGTTCGTGGACGTTCTTTTCGTCGGCGAGAAGCTCCGCGGCCAGCCACTCGTCCTCCTCCGGGGTGTCACCCCGGCCGGTCGTCCCAGCGAGCGCGCCCGTCTCGACCGTTCGCCCGCTCCGTCCGACGAGCCGCTCCGGCGTCGCCCCGAAGAACCCTCCGGAACCGTCGTCGGGTTCGATGAGAAATCGATAGCAGTCGGGGTAGCGCCGTTCGAGCCGCGTGAGCGTCGCCGGCATCGAGAGCGGTCGCTCGAGCGACGTCCGGAGCGCCTGCGCGAGAACGACTTTCCGGAGTTCGCCGGCTGCGATGCGATCGGTCGCGGCGACGACGCTCTCGCGCCACTCGGCCTCGGAGGTCGTCCGGGTTCGCCCGGCGATTCCGGGGGGCGTTCCGACCGACCCCGGATCGGGGAGCGTCTCGAACTGGTCGGCCGCCTCCTCGAGGCGACGCTCGACGGCTCCGGGGGTGGCACCGATACCGTTGACCGTCAACCACGCCTCCTCGCCGGCGTAGGTCACTTGCGTGCGTGGGAGGACGAACTTCGCCCCGGGATACCCCTCCCAGGGTGCCGTCTCGGTGTGCTCGTCGTGGAAGGCGAACCCACCGAACAACCGCGGGCGGGCCGCGAGCGCACCGGCGTGGACATCGCCGACGGAGAACAGCTCCGTTGCGGCCTCCCGGATCGCCCGAAACCGGTCCGGGCCGTCCGCTCGGATCGTCGTCGCCGATCCGCTCCCGATGACCGTCGCCTCGCCGGGAGCCGACCAGAACGTTCGTGGCGAATCCGCCACCGAGAGCACTGCACGCCGATCCGGGACCGTCGACAGCTTCGTGGCCCTGCTCACGAGCCCCCGGGTCCGCGGGGCCGCTTTCTCGCTACCCAACGGTTCCATTATCGATCTTTGGGCCCCCACCGTCTTAGGTTACGTGTTCACCGACAGTCCCGTCCGTTACAGTTTGGACTCGGCGTCGTCGGCGAGCTCTTCCATCCGCTTGCCGATCCGTCCCGCGTCGGAGAACTCGTCCTCGGCCATCACGTTCGCGAGAGCGTTCCCGAGGACGAACACCGCGTGTTTGTGCTCGCTCTTCGATTTGTGTACGTCCTCGGGTGTCACGTCGAGTTCGCCGTAAGGGTCGAACACGGAGCTGTCGATTTCGTCCATCCCGTCGAAGTGTTCCATGATGGAAACCATCTTCGCGTGTAGTTCTAGGAGCTCGTCTTTGTGCATACTCGTGGATACTGCTACGCGCCGTTTAACACTTGTGCGCCACGAGGACGCACACAGCGCTCGACGGACCGAACGGCTGGCGGGCTGTCGCCGGTTTCAGAAGACGTACTCGTCGTCGTGGCCCATCATCCCGTCTTCTTGGAACCCCGGCTCGTCCTCGTCGTCCATCGGGCCGCTCGTCTTGTAGGCGCGAAGCCCGGTCGACAGGAGTTCCTCTATCGCCTCCTCGCGGTTGACGAACTCGCCCTCCTCGACGAGTTGTGCGATCTGCATCTCCAGGTGCTCCGGGACAGTGAGTTGTACCTTCGGCATCGGCTCACGTTCCGGTTCGGGGATGGTATATTTAAATCTATCGAGAGATTTTCCGGCGGCGCAAACTCAGGCCCGCAGTACTGAAAGATTATTTTTTCATCTCAGCAAAGCAAATTCGGAAGGACCGAACCGGCGAGGGACTCCCAAAGCGACAGCCATAGACGTTCGCCGGTTCGATTCGATCCATGAAGGACGTGACCGACCTCCACGAGGAGTTCGACGGCGACCGGCTC
The genomic region above belongs to Natronomonas moolapensis 8.8.11 and contains:
- a CDS encoding universal stress protein, with translation MTLVVVPVRYPLSRHSRATLERAIEVTSEHDADLTVLHVNLYQNDETVTRAELKSAVEAVFGRLDRARYVVRPGFLVEETILDEVAAEDADYVVIGRKQAGRWRRMVRQLIDDPDIEGFLRSKLDCDVITASA
- the menD gene encoding 2-succinyl-5-enolpyruvyl-6-hydroxy-3-cyclohexene-1-carboxylic-acid synthase → MAGELNTLWGEIVADELAEAGVETAVICPGSRSTPLTVALSGHPNIEAVSHLDERSAGFFALGYAKRTGRPAPVVCTSGTALANLHPAVVEADSARVPMVLLTADRPPELADSGANQTIDQERFYGGSVRQYRKLPEPEAADRKLRSLRTALARAVATATGVPSGPVHLDVPFRKPLEPTATEGAVPEGVPDGSLPEGFDADERPAVAGRKGSFVAVTRGEATLSTADRDAVAEAVADAEAGLVVCGPADRSTPSPEALAAFVRASEFPVVADPLSGHRFGPHTGDIPVCGGYDGYVSVLESTPDVVVRFGASPTSKPLRRYLRDSGARQFLVDPAGGWREATFAATDLLVADPTRVAADLADAVGRDSGAFAAKLADLEAAYWSFVGGEEPPEGAVLADATDLAPDPATLFVSNSMPVRDLDRFGRPREAELTVLGNRGASGIDGITSTALGAGHGTDDPLVLVTGDLAYYHDMNGLLAIARAGVDATIVCLNNDGGGIFHLLPIEEHERFEEWFRTPHGLDFEHSAALYDLAFARTDDRRRFRELYAESVETDGTRVIEYRTDSRRTHDDRRELADRAAERLGG
- a CDS encoding isochorismate synthase, encoding MEPLGSEKAAPRTRGLVSRATKLSTVPDRRAVLSVADSPRTFWSAPGEATVIGSGSATTIRADGPDRFRAIREAATELFSVGDVHAGALAARPRLFGGFAFHDEHTETAPWEGYPGAKFVLPRTQVTYAGEEAWLTVNGIGATPGAVERRLEEAADQFETLPDPGSVGTPPGIAGRTRTTSEAEWRESVVAATDRIAAGELRKVVLAQALRTSLERPLSMPATLTRLERRYPDCYRFLIEPDDGSGGFFGATPERLVGRSGRTVETGALAGTTGRGDTPEEDEWLAAELLADEKNVHEHELVADAVRSQLAPYAASVRTGERSIRRLATVQHIETPITAELTDDEHVLDLVEALHPTPAVGGLPPTEALRTIRDTEPFERGWYAAPVGWFDAAGYGSFAVAIRSALARGPTATLFAGVGIVEDSDPDREWDEVQLKYRPILDELE
- a CDS encoding UPF0058 family protein yields the protein MHKDELLELHAKMVSIMEHFDGMDEIDSSVFDPYGELDVTPEDVHKSKSEHKHAVFVLGNALANVMAEDEFSDAGRIGKRMEELADDAESKL
- a CDS encoding ribbon-helix-helix domain-containing protein, translated to MPKVQLTVPEHLEMQIAQLVEEGEFVNREEAIEELLSTGLRAYKTSGPMDDEDEPGFQEDGMMGHDDEYVF